In Rana temporaria chromosome 3, aRanTem1.1, whole genome shotgun sequence, a single window of DNA contains:
- the LOC120930827 gene encoding NACHT, LRR and PYD domains-containing protein 3-like, producing MATSSCSSQGSAPGVLGKVPQTPGDLIIYSLEDLKGSDFKRFRNKLSDFSYEDKLPIPQGKLENADWITTKDHLIDTYGEEGALDVAIHVFTLIGLMGPADDLRERRSQHAKLKKTTHEKTLSVFQDYFAELYAPIPSYDVDAFETLLGGLALLRLSDDDRLALDAKISNKEIVVAIFDFPPHKAPGLDGFPADFYKSYAEEIAPRFNALLTLCLELNRLPASMMDAYLVLLLKPGKDHLECSAYRPIALLNVDLKMLMEVLANRLVRVISSLVDIDPMGFMPGKSTDTNLRRLFTHLQLPGQDAGTRIIVSIDIEKAFDSIDWGYMLRVLERIGFDLSKEHSESEKKKFQRIPEYNPCMGEAVHLQEIFTKLLMIIRPQNKEGKEEEIRSSGRRHLQNMEKRPPTTIPALFDPDKCGFIPKIVVLQGAAGIGKTMTSKKIMLDWASEDLYRDKFDFVFYLSCREINTIPGDISLVGLLSRTCRLSSGDLVSILEDPGSQRKLLIIVDGFDELRWTLEGKSEGCPDISMETHKEIILQSLLRRQVLPESSLIITTRSLAMEKLNTFIADSRNVEIQGFTREDREEYVHNFYGNKEDADKVLRIIKDDDVVYTMCAVPITCWIVCTVMKQEIRRDLALIRCHTMTSIYLFYLEVLLTHHSKKEPSVRRKQTCLKKLCALANQGLLTQQILFEKKDLERHGLSLDEVESVFLNENIFHWDVRTQTCYSFIHLSVQEFLAALYYGMDDGWFGFMKHIFLPKICEGKSLHEFSSDYSHLALSVQFLFGLLNENQVKTFSEITGISISLRAKPAMRKWAKKDINQDFCTQTISCLYETQDEDFIRRVMSGCTSLELWGSRTDHLWRDRNYSKQLIYCLKTLKRESFQSLGFVCLTVGPECQKLLSPFLHRSQKVGYKDCLGEDKAEEEDSSSSGYERKSDSLSFLMNSESKIQELRLWGCGVTSSAWDDLRSILINNRSLARLNLAGNNLEDSGIKLLCEGLRDPGCTLQTLE from the exons ATGGCGACCTCTTCCTGCTCCTCACAAG ggtcggctcctgGTGTCCTGGGAAAGGTCCCACAAACCCCCGGGGATCTTATCATATATTCTCTGGAGGATCTGAAAGGAAGTGACTTCAAGAGATTTAGGAACAAATTGTCTGATTTCTCCTATGAAGATAAACTTCCCATCCCCCAaggaaaactagaaaatgcagacTGGATCACCACCAAGGATCACCTGATAGACACATATGGAGAAGAAGGGGCTCTGGATGTCGCCATTCATGTCTTTACACTCATTGGTCTGATGGGACCCGCAGATGACCTCCGGGAGAGGAGATCACAACATG CCAAACTGAAGAAGACGACACATGAGAAAACATTATCAG tgtttcagGACTACTTTGCTGAACTTTATGCCCCTATACCGAGTTATGACGTTGATGCATTTGAAACCCTCCTGGGGGGCCTGGCCCTCCTGAGGTTGTCTGATGATGATCGTCTGGCCTTGGATGCTAAAATCTCCAATAAAGAGATAGTGGTGGCTATTTTTGATTTTCCACCCCATAAAGCTCCGGGACTGGAtggtttcccggcagacttttatAAAAGCTATGCCGAGGAGATAGCTCCTAGATTTAATGCTCTTCTAACTCTGTGTTTGGAATTAAATAGACTCCCTGCATCTATGATGGATGCGTATTTGGTTCTGTTGCTTAAACCGGGTAAGGACCATCTGGAGTGTTCTGCCTATAGGCCTATTGCTCTCTTGAATGTGGACCTTAAAATGTTGATGGAAGTCCTGGCTAATAGGCTTGtcagggtgatctcctctctggttgATATTGATCCGATGGGGTTTATGCCTGGGAAGTCTACGGACACTAATCTGAGAAGGCTGTTTACGCATCTCCAGCTCCCCGGGCAGGATGCTGGTACTAGGATCATCGTGTCAATTGACattgagaaggcctttgactcgatTGATTGGGGGTATATGCTCCGGGTGCTGGAGAGGATAGGATTTG ACCTCAGTAAGGAACACAGCGAGTCTGAGAAAAAGAAGTTCCAGAGGATTCCAGAATATAATCCCTGTATGGGGGAGGCTGTTCATCTACAGGAAATATTCACCAAGTTATTGATGATAATCAGACCCCAGAATAAAgagggaaaagaagaagaaataaggaGTTCAGGGAGAAGACATCTACAGAACATGGAGAAAAGACCCCCAACCACAATCCCGGCCCTCTTTGACCCTGATAAATGTGGGTTCATCCCTAAGATTGTTGTGTTACAAGGAGCTGCTGGGATTGGGAAAACAATGACCTCCAAGAAGATCATGCTGGACTGGGCCTCTGAGGATCTCTACCGAGACAAGTTTGACTTTGTGTTTTATCTGAGCTGTAGAGAAATCAACACCATCCCTGGAGACATAAGTCTTGTGGGACTTTTATCCAGAACCTGCAGACTGAGTTCAGGTGACCTGGTGTCTATTCTGGAGGATCCTGGAAGTCAGAGAAAACTTCTCATCATAGTTGATGGGTTTGATGAACTGAGGTGGACTCTGGAGGGGAAATCTGAGGGTTGTCCTGACATTTCTATGGAAACCCACAAAGAAATAATTCTCCAAAGCTTGCTCAGGAGACAGGTTCTCCCAGAATCTTCTCTGATCATCACCACAAGGTCACTGGCCATGGAGAAACTTAACACATTCATTGCTGATTCTCGCAATGTGGAAATCCAGGGATTTACAAGGGAAGATCGGGAGGAATATGTCCATAATTTCTATGGAAATAAAGAAGATGCAGACAAGGTTCTCCGTATAATAAAAGACGATGACGTTGTGTACACCATGTGTGCCGTCCCCATCACATGCTGGATTGTCTGCACTGTAATGAAACAAGAAATAAGAAGAGATTTGGCTTTAATTCGGTGTCATACGATGACTTCAATTTACCTTTTCTACCTGGAGGTTTTACTAACCCATCACAGCAAGAAGGAGCCGTCTGTACGCAGGAAACAAACCTGTCTGAAGAAGCTGTGTGCTCTGGCCAATCAGGGACTTCTGACCCAACAAATCTTATTTGAGAAGAAAGATCTAGAAAGACATGGACTTTCTCTGGATGAGGTGGAGTCTGTATTTCTGAATGAGAACATCTTTCATTGGGACGTCCGAACCCAGACCTGCTACAGCTTCATCCACCTGAGTGTACAGGAGTTCCTTGCTGCTCTCTATTATGGGATGGATGATGGTTGGTTTGGATTTATGAAACATATTTTCCTCCCGAAGATCTGTGAAGGGAAATCACTCCATGAATTCAGTTCAGATTACTCACATTTAGCATTATCTGTACAATTCTTGTTTGGTCTCTTAAATGAAAATCAGGTGAAGACATTCTCAGAGATCACAGGAATCTCCATCTCACTCCGAGCCAAACCTGCAATGAGAAAATGGGCCAAGAAGGACATCAATCAGGATTTCTGTACTCAGACCATCTCCTGTCTGTATGAGACTCAGGATGAGGACTTCATTAGGAGAGTCATGTCTGGATGTACAAGTTTGGAGCTGTGGGGCTCACGTACTGATCACTTGTGGAGGGACAGGAATTATTCCAAGCAGCTGATCTATTGCTTGAAGACTTTGAAGAGAGAAAGTTTTCAGTCTTTAGGTTTTGTATGTCTCACTGTGGGTCCAGAGTGCCAGAAACTTCTCTCTCCATTCCTACACAGGAGTCAGAAGGTCGGGTA